The following coding sequences are from one Gossypium hirsutum isolate 1008001.06 chromosome A12, Gossypium_hirsutum_v2.1, whole genome shotgun sequence window:
- the LOC107934773 gene encoding LOW QUALITY PROTEIN: asparagine synthetase domain-containing protein 1 (The sequence of the model RefSeq protein was modified relative to this genomic sequence to represent the inferred CDS: inserted 1 base in 1 codon), which produces MCGIALLVSGIRIGFSSLNLDSISSSSKSHLVFSVDDLKAALQRRGPDSLGTMKLLLPLHFNSSNSTNHRVSSFNEESHVLDNVSDMPESFAEFVFLGATLQLRGVSPVCQPLMDSSGNVLVYNGEIFGGIEVGIDKNDTESLMQSLGNCCSCRSRNIXTTCDFNGQAKGSIVDVLSVIKGPWAIIYWQESSKTLWFGRDAFGRRSLLVHWPTTEDPRFLLSSVSPTSSSLQDSGFEVENGTSGIKFWEELSCGIYSMSVDVKKSDGRFHSEIKKHEWTNAMLKELIEWERDSIEPKPAELNFSHSRTSSAELDINSYSSVLAQNVLTALRESMLRRISLYNIYQAQKETVPVAVLFSGGLDSMIIAALLDQCLDPNYEIDLLNVSFDGESAPDRISAKTGVKELRRVAPLRRWRLVHIDADLSKLTWEKKRVLSLINPANTYMDLNIGIALWLAARGEGWMYEESNNETDEDKRVNYTSRARILLVGSGADEQCAGYGRHKTKYMHDSWLGLHKEMKLDMQRIWKRNLGRDDRCVADSGKEARFPFLDEDIIRMLLDIPLWEIADLDQPSGKGDKKILREVAHMLGLHNAAILPKRAIQFGSRIARESNRKNFGSNRAANQASAGSVVINVQSYFS; this is translated from the exons ATGTGCGGAATTGCTTTACTTGTCTCTGGCATTCGCATCGGCTTTTCGTCTCTAAATCTCGATTCCATATCTTCATCCTCTAAATCACATCTGGTTTTTTCTGTAGATGATCTTAAAGCTGCTTTACAAAGACGTGGCCCCGATAGCTTGGGCACCATGAagcttcttcttcctcttcatttTAACTCTTCAAATTCTACTAACCATCGGGTTTCTTCTTTTAACGAGGAATCTCACGTCCTAGACAATGTTTCGGACATGCCTGAATCTTTTGCTGAATTTGTTTTTCTCGGTGCTACGTTGCAGTTAAGGGGAGTGTCTCCTGTTTGTCAGCCATTGATGGATTCTTCAGGGAACGTTCTTGTTTACAATG GTGAAATATTTGGAGGAATTGAGGTTGGCATTGACAAAAATGATACTGAAAGTCTTATGCAATCTCTGGGAAACTGCTGTTCCTGCCGTTCCAGGAACA GGACAACTTGTGATTTTAATGGACAAGCCAAAGGTTCTATtgttgatgttctttcagttatAAAAGGACCATGGGCTATCATTTACTGGCAG GAAAGTTCGAAAACCCTGTGGTTTGGTCGAGATGCGTTTGGTAGGAGAAGTCTTCTTGTTCACTGGCCCACCACGGAGGATCCTCGTTTTCTGCTTTCATCTGTGTCACCTACTTCGTCAAGTCTACAAGATTCTG GCTTTGAAGTTGAAAATGGGACTAGTGGCATCAAATTTTGGGAAGAGCTTTCATGTGGGATATACAGTATGTCTGTAGATGTGAAAAAATCAGATGGGAGATTTCATAGTGAAATCAAGAAACACGAATGGACCAATGCTATGCTGAAAGAACTGATTGAATGGGAAAGAGATTCCATCGAACCCAAACCTGCAGAGTTGAATTTTTCCCATTCTAGGACTTCGAGTGCCGAACTTGACATAAATTCATATTCTTCAG TTTTAGCGCAGAATGTGCTGACAGCTTTGAGGGAATCAATGTTGAGGCGCATATCACTGTATAATATTTATCAG GCCCAAAAAGAAACTGTTCCTGTGGCTGTTCTCTTTTCTGGTGGATTAGATTCTATGATTATTGCTGCATTGTTGGATCAATGCTTAGATCCtaatt ATGAGATTGATCTCCTTAATGTGAGCTTTGATGGTGAGTCTGCTCCTGATAGAATCAGTGCAAAAACAGGAGTTAAGGAACTTAGAAGGGTTGCACCTTTGAGAAG GTGGAGACTTGTTCATATCGATGCTGATTTGTCAAAGTTGACCTGGGAAAAAAAGCGTGTCTTGTCGCTTATTAATCCTGCCAATACGTACATG GATCTGAATATAGGAATAGCTTTGTGGCTTGCTGCTCGTGGTGAAGGTTGGATGTACGAAGAGAGTAATAATGAGACTGATGAAGATAAACGTGTTAATTACACATCAAGGGCCAGAATTCTGCTTGTTGGTTCCGGTGCAGATGAGCAATGTGCCGGATATGGTCGGCACAAGACAAAGTATATGCATGATAG TTGGCTTGGGCTACACAAGGAAATGAAATTGGACATGCAGagaatttggaaaagaaatctAGGAAGAGATGATAGATGTGTCGCCGATAGCGGAAAGGAG GCTAGATTTCCGTTCTTAGATGAAGACATTATTAGGATGCTTTTGGATATTCCTCTTTGGGAGATTGCCGATCTTGATCAACCAAGTGGAAAAGGTGATAAGAAGATTCTGAGAGAG GTCGCGCATATGCTTGGTTTGCATAATGCTGCAATTCTTCCCAAGAGAGCAATTCAG
- the LOC107934755 gene encoding ninja-family protein AFP2 isoform X2, producing MFPSTMGETNENIRINSSKDRNNLSLQMEKYPRDLLQRFMSTETQASITSEREEDEAEEEVELNLGLSLGGRFGVDKNAKKLIRSSSIASSMPTFREEGANNTPPTIPYPTLIRTSSLPTETEEEWRKRKKLQSLRRMEAKRRRSEKQRSSREKMEVNLLEEDKQPGRANNVGVGPPFGLQSRAASARQITSQGSIGSLGRSSSSMSEMENKALQGAGSCGEARSSGSTQSLQDQGSQEAACSSGKKKSETCHTPELEAETLSKTVENKGKERGNAMEDMPCVFTKGDGPNGKRIEGILYKYGKGEEVRIMCVCHGNFLSPAEFVKHAGGGDVDHPLRHIVVNPNYASFF from the exons ATGTTTCCATCAACAATGggagaaacaaatgagaacataAGAATTAACAGCAGCAAAGATAGGAACAATCTTTCTTTGCAGATGGAGAAATACCCAAGGGACCTGTTACAAAGATTCATGTCAACTGAAACCCAAGCTTCAATAACAAGTGAAAGAGAAGAagatgaagcagaagaagaagtAGAGCTGAATCTTGGGTTATCATTAGGAGGCAGATTTGGGGTTGATAAGAATGCAAAGAAGTTGATAAGGTCATCATCCATTGCTAGTTCAATGCCAACATTTAGAGAAGAAGGTGCCAACAACACTCCACCAACGATTCCTTACCCAACACTAATTAGAACCTCTTCTTTGCCCACCGAGACTGAAGAAGAGTggaggaagagaaaaaaattgcAAAGTCTAAGAAGAATGGAAGCCAAGAGGAGAAGAAGTGAGAAGCAAAGGAGTTCGAGAGAGAAAATGGAGGTGAATTTGTTAGAGGAAGACAAGCAACCTGGAAGAGCCAATAATGTTGGGGTTGGACCACCATTTGGATTGCAGAGTCGGGCTGCATCTGCAAGGCAGATCACTTCACAAGGCTCTATAGGATCACTAGGAAGAAGCTCTTCTAGTATGTCAGAAATGGAAAATAAAGCTCTTCAAG GAGCAGGCAGTTGTGGTGAAGCGAGAAGCTCCGGTAGCACCCAGTCCTTGCAAGATCAAGGTAGTCAAGAGGCTGCATGTTCTTcagggaaaaaaaaaagtgaaacctGCCATACTCCGGAACTTGAGGCCGAAACACTGAGTAAAACGGTTGAAAATAAAGGGAAAGAACGAGGGAATGCGATGGAAGACATGCCTTGCGTTTTCACCAAGGGAGATGGTCCAAATGGGAAAAGAATAGAAGGCATTCTATATAAGTATGGTAAGGGAGAGGAAGTGAGGATAATGTGTGTGTGCCATGGAAATTTTCTATCTCCAGCTGAGTTTGTCAAGCATGCAGGTGGGGGTGATGTCGATCACCCTCTAAGACATATAGTTGTAAATCCTAACTATGCTTCATTTTTCTAA
- the LOC107934755 gene encoding ninja-family protein AFP2 isoform X1 produces MFPSTMGETNENIRINSSKDRNNLSLQMEKYPRDLLQRFMSTETQASITSEREEDEAEEEVELNLGLSLGGRFGVDKNAKKLIRSSSIASSMPTFREEGANNTPPTIPYPTLIRTSSLPTETEEEWRKRKKLQSLRRMEAKRRRSEKQRSSREKMEVNLLEEDKQPGRANNVGVGPPFGLQSRAASARQITSQGSIGSLGRSSSSMSEMENKALQVPCIAGAGSCGEARSSGSTQSLQDQGSQEAACSSGKKKSETCHTPELEAETLSKTVENKGKERGNAMEDMPCVFTKGDGPNGKRIEGILYKYGKGEEVRIMCVCHGNFLSPAEFVKHAGGGDVDHPLRHIVVNPNYASFF; encoded by the exons ATGTTTCCATCAACAATGggagaaacaaatgagaacataAGAATTAACAGCAGCAAAGATAGGAACAATCTTTCTTTGCAGATGGAGAAATACCCAAGGGACCTGTTACAAAGATTCATGTCAACTGAAACCCAAGCTTCAATAACAAGTGAAAGAGAAGAagatgaagcagaagaagaagtAGAGCTGAATCTTGGGTTATCATTAGGAGGCAGATTTGGGGTTGATAAGAATGCAAAGAAGTTGATAAGGTCATCATCCATTGCTAGTTCAATGCCAACATTTAGAGAAGAAGGTGCCAACAACACTCCACCAACGATTCCTTACCCAACACTAATTAGAACCTCTTCTTTGCCCACCGAGACTGAAGAAGAGTggaggaagagaaaaaaattgcAAAGTCTAAGAAGAATGGAAGCCAAGAGGAGAAGAAGTGAGAAGCAAAGGAGTTCGAGAGAGAAAATGGAGGTGAATTTGTTAGAGGAAGACAAGCAACCTGGAAGAGCCAATAATGTTGGGGTTGGACCACCATTTGGATTGCAGAGTCGGGCTGCATCTGCAAGGCAGATCACTTCACAAGGCTCTATAGGATCACTAGGAAGAAGCTCTTCTAGTATGTCAGAAATGGAAAATAAAGCTCTTCAAG TCCCATGCATTGCAGGAGCAGGCAGTTGTGGTGAAGCGAGAAGCTCCGGTAGCACCCAGTCCTTGCAAGATCAAGGTAGTCAAGAGGCTGCATGTTCTTcagggaaaaaaaaaagtgaaacctGCCATACTCCGGAACTTGAGGCCGAAACACTGAGTAAAACGGTTGAAAATAAAGGGAAAGAACGAGGGAATGCGATGGAAGACATGCCTTGCGTTTTCACCAAGGGAGATGGTCCAAATGGGAAAAGAATAGAAGGCATTCTATATAAGTATGGTAAGGGAGAGGAAGTGAGGATAATGTGTGTGTGCCATGGAAATTTTCTATCTCCAGCTGAGTTTGTCAAGCATGCAGGTGGGGGTGATGTCGATCACCCTCTAAGACATATAGTTGTAAATCCTAACTATGCTTCATTTTTCTAA